In the Leptolyngbya sp. SIO1E4 genome, one interval contains:
- a CDS encoding efflux RND transporter permease subunit, producing the protein MFVNFFIKRPVFATVCALILLLVGAISIPTLPIAQFPEISPTQISVRANYIGADAETVEKTVTNILEREINGVEGMRYMTSSSTNNGASEITITFGATRDKDIAAVDVQNRVSLAEPQLPEPVLQTGVTVSKETSNILLAMSLYSEDDSYDDIFLSNYADLYIVDALRRVNGVGNVVIFGERTYAVRMWLDPQRMASRELTAQDVVDALQEQNIQVGAGQLGQPPSNSDQQFQIDLRAISRLQSVEQFEELVVKTGESGALVKFKDIGRVELGAENYNTFLRFRGKEAIGLGIFQLPGSNALEVAQGVKATIENLSQQFPPGMEYGIGFDTTEFVEQSLSEVVWTLIQAVALVVLVIFVFLQDWRTTIIPAVTIPVALIGTFAIVKVFGFSINSLTLFGLTLATGMVVDDAIVVVEDIARKIQDLGMHPARAAIEAMRELTGAVIATSLVLMAVFIPVAFFPGTTGALYRQFALTIAFAIALSTFNALTLTPTLAGLLLRAKPPMGGWLGALFNRFNRFLDWVRTTYRGTLELLNAVKPVVLAGFVALLVVTGWLYRTVPSAFLPDEDQGYFITLVQAPEGVSLNYTSDVMSQVEEEILALPGVRATFAVGGFGFSGNTVNNGVVFTTLVPWSERQPGQSAQALIGQLFGRFSQITEARVFPVNPPAIQGLGQFGGFQYQLQDRQGNLSLGALVDKMGELLGAGNENPNLQGVFSTYSAATPQLLINVNRDRAKALNVDIDDIFNTLQTYLGSRYVNDFTQGQRTYRVYVQADEQFRSNPDDIPKLYVRSELGEMIPLGNLVDITQATGAQIINHYNLYRAIEINGAAAQGVSSGVALSTMEALSAQVLPPSMGYEWSGSSLEEIESGNQAPIIFGLGLVFVFLVLAAQYESFVDPVVILFSVPLAVLGALLAQTMRGLPNDVYCQIGLVMLIGLASKNSILIVEFANQLRHEGLPIVKAAFEAAEQRMRPILMTAISTLSSIFPLVIATGAGAGSRQSLGTAVFGGMFVATFLSLFVVPILYVIVKQLSDRLIGGSPPEDYPSRGDHSLALPTTPTPQQR; encoded by the coding sequence ATGTTTGTCAATTTCTTCATTAAGCGTCCAGTTTTTGCCACGGTTTGTGCCCTGATTTTGCTATTGGTTGGGGCTATCAGCATTCCTACTCTGCCCATTGCCCAGTTCCCAGAAATTAGCCCCACCCAGATTAGTGTCCGAGCCAACTATATTGGGGCCGATGCTGAGACGGTGGAGAAAACGGTCACCAATATTCTGGAGCGAGAGATCAACGGGGTTGAGGGCATGCGCTACATGACCTCTAGCAGTACCAATAATGGGGCTAGCGAAATCACCATCACCTTTGGGGCCACCCGCGATAAGGATATTGCTGCAGTTGATGTGCAAAACCGGGTGTCTCTGGCCGAGCCACAATTGCCGGAGCCGGTGCTACAAACTGGGGTGACGGTCAGTAAGGAAACCAGCAACATTCTGCTGGCCATGAGCCTCTATTCCGAAGATGACAGTTACGACGATATTTTTCTGAGTAACTATGCCGATCTGTATATTGTGGATGCCCTGCGGCGGGTTAACGGTGTCGGCAACGTGGTGATTTTTGGTGAACGAACCTACGCTGTGCGCATGTGGCTTGACCCCCAACGCATGGCCAGTCGAGAACTCACCGCCCAAGATGTCGTTGATGCGCTGCAAGAGCAAAACATCCAGGTGGGGGCTGGGCAGCTGGGGCAACCGCCTTCCAATTCAGATCAGCAATTTCAAATTGATTTGCGTGCCATTAGCCGTTTGCAATCAGTTGAGCAGTTTGAAGAACTGGTGGTTAAGACGGGGGAGAGCGGCGCGCTGGTCAAGTTTAAAGACATTGGTCGGGTAGAGCTAGGGGCCGAAAACTACAACACCTTCCTGCGATTTCGCGGCAAAGAAGCTATCGGCTTAGGGATCTTTCAGTTGCCGGGCAGTAATGCTCTGGAGGTTGCTCAGGGGGTCAAGGCCACCATCGAGAACCTGTCGCAGCAGTTTCCCCCTGGTATGGAGTATGGCATTGGGTTTGACACCACTGAGTTTGTGGAGCAGTCCCTTTCGGAAGTGGTCTGGACATTGATCCAGGCCGTGGCGCTGGTGGTGTTGGTGATTTTTGTATTCCTGCAAGACTGGCGCACCACCATCATTCCCGCTGTCACGATCCCTGTGGCCCTGATTGGGACCTTTGCCATTGTCAAAGTCTTTGGATTTTCTATCAACAGCCTGACGCTGTTTGGTCTCACCCTAGCGACCGGCATGGTGGTTGACGATGCCATTGTGGTAGTCGAAGACATTGCCCGCAAAATCCAAGATTTGGGGATGCATCCGGCGCGAGCGGCGATCGAGGCCATGCGTGAACTGACGGGGGCGGTGATTGCCACTTCCTTAGTCTTGATGGCGGTGTTCATTCCGGTGGCGTTTTTCCCCGGGACAACTGGCGCGCTCTATCGTCAATTCGCCTTGACGATCGCCTTTGCGATCGCCCTGTCAACCTTTAATGCCCTGACGCTGACGCCGACATTGGCGGGGTTATTGCTGCGGGCAAAGCCACCTATGGGGGGCTGGCTAGGGGCCCTTTTTAACCGCTTCAACCGTTTCCTTGACTGGGTTCGAACCACTTACCGGGGCACCCTAGAGCTGCTCAATGCTGTTAAGCCCGTTGTTCTGGCGGGGTTTGTCGCCTTGCTGGTGGTGACTGGGTGGCTCTATCGCACCGTACCGTCTGCGTTTCTTCCTGACGAAGATCAGGGTTACTTCATTACCCTGGTGCAGGCGCCCGAAGGGGTCTCGCTCAACTACACCAGTGATGTGATGAGCCAAGTGGAGGAAGAGATCTTGGCGTTACCGGGGGTTCGAGCTACCTTTGCGGTGGGTGGATTTGGCTTTAGCGGCAACACGGTAAACAATGGCGTTGTCTTTACAACGTTAGTGCCGTGGAGTGAGCGGCAGCCGGGGCAGTCGGCCCAGGCATTGATTGGTCAACTCTTTGGTAGATTTTCGCAGATTACGGAAGCCCGGGTTTTTCCGGTCAACCCCCCTGCGATTCAAGGTTTGGGGCAGTTTGGCGGCTTTCAATATCAGCTGCAAGACCGCCAGGGCAATCTTAGCCTCGGTGCCCTGGTCGATAAGATGGGGGAATTGCTAGGTGCCGGGAATGAAAATCCCAATTTGCAGGGGGTTTTTAGCACCTACTCTGCGGCGACCCCCCAACTGCTCATTAATGTGAATCGCGATCGCGCCAAGGCCCTGAATGTAGATATCGACGATATCTTTAATACGCTCCAAACGTATTTAGGATCTCGCTACGTCAACGACTTTACCCAGGGACAACGCACCTATCGCGTCTATGTGCAGGCAGACGAGCAGTTCCGCTCTAACCCAGATGATATTCCCAAGTTATATGTGCGCTCAGAACTGGGCGAGATGATTCCCCTAGGAAACCTGGTGGATATCACCCAGGCGACTGGGGCTCAAATCATCAACCATTACAACCTGTATCGGGCCATTGAGATTAATGGGGCTGCGGCCCAAGGGGTGAGTTCTGGGGTGGCCTTAAGCACCATGGAAGCGCTATCGGCCCAGGTGTTGCCTCCTAGTATGGGGTACGAGTGGTCTGGCAGTTCCTTAGAAGAGATCGAATCGGGTAACCAGGCGCCCATCATCTTTGGTCTGGGGCTAGTCTTCGTTTTCCTGGTGCTAGCAGCCCAATACGAAAGCTTTGTCGACCCGGTAGTCATTTTGTTTTCGGTGCCGCTGGCGGTTTTGGGGGCATTGCTAGCCCAAACAATGCGGGGGCTTCCTAACGATGTTTATTGCCAGATTGGTCTGGTGATGCTGATTGGTCTAGCCAGCAAAAACTCGATTCTAATTGTTGAGTTTGCCAACCAGCTGCGCCACGAAGGCTTGCCGATTGTTAAGGCTGCCTTTGAAGCGGCTGAACAACGGATGCGACCCATTTTGATGACTGCGATCTCAACCCTCAGCAGTATCTTCCCCTTGGTGATTGCGACCGGGGCTGGGGCCGGTAGCCGTCAATCGTTGGGAACAGCGGTCTTTGGAGGCATGTTTGTGGCAACCTTCTTGAGTCTATTTGTGGTTC